One window from the genome of Diabrotica virgifera virgifera chromosome 6, PGI_DIABVI_V3a encodes:
- the LOC126885997 gene encoding gastrula zinc finger protein XlCGF57.1-like, with amino-acid sequence MTVKAEIKEELVEDDPRYIIENQLSTSLNLGDFKNEDTSGFTQDENKTKIMETFFEHSSNKGHYMSRHAEEKPANKNRKVQTRQGPYNCEICFKKFSYTSWLTRHLMAHTGEKSYACEICFKKFIHASNLKTHLRVHTGENPFKCEICLKQFTEKGSLKIHLRVHTGEKPYKCEICFKQFTTASHLKRHLRVHTGEKPFKCEICLKQLTRASHLKSHWRVHTGEKPHTCEICLKQFTGKGNLKTHLRVHTGEKPYKCEICFEQFTEKKSLITHLRVHTGDKQSFTYKCEICFKQFTEKSSLKTHLRVHTGEKPYKCEICFKQFSEKSTLKKHSKVHTGEKPYQCEICLKQFTEKSSLKTHLRVHTGEKPYKCEICFKQFSYDGDLKRHLRIHTGEKPHKCEICFKQFIQASNLKTHYLRKHTGEKQSFTYKCEICLKQFTDKTSLKTHLRVHTGEKPYKCEICLMQFSEKSSLNTHLRVHSGEKPYKCEICFKQFTTVGQLKTHLRVRTGEKPYDCKICFKQFSQKGNLKKHLRSHI; translated from the coding sequence gttttactcAAGATGAGAACAAAACGAAAATTATGGAGACTTTTTTTGAACATTCATCTAATAAAGGACACTATATGAGTCGACACGCTGAAGAGAAACCCGcaaataaaaatagaaaagttCAGACTAGACAGGGACCTTAcaattgtgaaatttgtttcaagaaGTTTTCTTATACATCTTGGTTGACAAGGCATTTGATggcacacactggagaaaagtcCTACgcgtgtgaaatttgttttaagaaatttattcatgcaagtaatttgaaaacacatttaagagtgcacactggagaaaatccTTTTAAGTGCGAAATTTGTCTAAAGCAATTTACTGAGAAAGgtagtttaaaaatacatttacgagtacacactggagaaaaaccttacaagtgtgaaatttgttttaagcagtttactacagcaagtcatttgaaaagacatttgagagtgcatactggtgaaaaaccttttaaatgcgaaatttgtttgaagcagttgACTAGAGCAAGTCATTTAAAATCACATTGGAgggtgcacactggggaaaaacctcacacgtgtgaaatttgtttaaagcagtttacagggaaaggtaatttaaaaacacatttaagagtacacactggagaaaaaccttataagtgtgaaatttgttttgagCAGTTTACTgagaaaaaatctttaataacaCATTTGCGAGTACACACTGGAGACAAACAGTCTTTCACttataagtgcgaaatttgtttcaagcaattTACTGAGAAAAGtagtttaaaaacacatttgagagttcacactggagaaaaaccttacaagtgtgaaatttgttttaagcagtttagtgagAAAAGTACCTTAAAAAAACATTCgaaagtgcacactggagaaaaaccttaccagtgtgaaatttgtttaaaacaatttacgGAGAAAAGtagtttaaaaacacatttgagagtgcacactggggaaaaaccttataagtgtgaaatttgttttaagcaatttagttaCGATGGAgatttgaaaaggcatttaaggatacacactggggaaaaacctcataagtgtgaaatttgttttaagcaatttattcaagcaagtaatttgaaaacacattatTTGAGAaagcacactggagaaaaacagTCTTTCACttataagtgcgaaatttgtttaaagcaatttaCTGATAAAACtagtttaaaaacacatttgagagtacacactggagaaaaaccctacaaatgtgaaatttgcttAATGCAATTTTCTGAGAAAAGTAGTTTAAAcacacatttgagagtacactctggagaaaaaccttacaagtgtgaaatttgttttaagcagtttactacaGTTGGTCAATTAAAAACACATTTAAGAGTGCGCACTGGGGAAAAACCATATGACTGTAAAATTTGctttaagcagttttctcagaAAGGTAATTTGAAGAAACATTTAAGAAGTCACATTTGA